From a single Lates calcarifer isolate ASB-BC8 linkage group LG12, TLL_Latcal_v3, whole genome shotgun sequence genomic region:
- the pkp1b gene encoding plakophilin-1 produces MASLDPLKSVIAIGNVDDTSLAVPSVNQYRSGQQRVLEQVQTIRRTKSRQSSTRSGSTSLSPTSPSYDSVFVDGLKSQSSTSNGMVFFGNGISKTLSFEKNMNRQVISNSKRSTVKRNTAASTYQYDKSHTPVGSAARGQNNTSHSEPDLARQLSMPKRSVPPQRFLSNRGTYKAERAISQYITNTTAAQHQFMSTTTGQPQYTMNGTSQIKTNNQFICSQIDTPKQLSKLQVTEDTTKNKADSGCMGTNGNSGVADITMKEAVECLSSNDETYQHCGASYIQHHTFVDDKAKEEVLKFNGIPPLVALLHSPSSQVSQTASAALRNLSFKSDNNKEVIHRSGGITEAVALLRDTDSGEIQKQLTGLLWNLSSADDLKPDLLKSALPVLMERVILPYTTGPDRTTQDPEAFYHATGCLRNLSSSKQNNRQVMRKCRGLVDSLVSYVKDCVEAGKPDDKSIENCVCILHNLTFQLEAEAPTLFSRITALAKTVNRSQSQSDAGPIGCFNPQNKSPEQERHFDFPVVEDPQPTGAGWLFHSKTLQSYLNLLSTSQREETQEACCGALQNLTAHEGIVSSVMSQTIVQKLNGLRVISPLLRSNKVNIQRNTVALVGNLTKNPNLHNAMARKALPELLGIITESTKEGNESDDTLAMACQVANSLLMKEPEMGKHLLNKNLIKSLMSLSQNDYLPKSSKAASLFLYNLWSEKDLQSFLKKQGMTKSSFVNDVTTTALKSVQVID; encoded by the exons ATGGCGAGTTTGGATCCGCTGAAGTCAGTCATCGCCATCGGCAATGTGGACGACACCTCGCTGGCCGTGCCGTCCGTTAACCAGTACCGATCAGGACAACAGCGCGTCCTGGAACAAGTGCAGACTATCAGGAGGACGAAGTCGAGGCAGTCTAGCACCAGGAGTGGATCTACTTCTTTATCTCCAACAA GCCCTTCATACGACTCTGTGTTCGTGGATGGTTTGAAGTCACAGTCGAGTACATCTAATGGGATGGTTTTCTTTGGAAATGGCATCTCTAAAACT CTCAGTTTTGAGAAAAACATGAACCGGCAAGTAATCAGCAATTCCAAGAGATCCACTGTGAAGAGGAACACAGCAGCTTCCACTTACCAGTATGATAAAAGTCACACACCCGTCGGCTCGGCGGCCAGGGGTCAAAACAACACCAGCCACAGCGAGCCTGATCTGGCCCGGCAGCTCTCCATGCCAAAGCGCTCTGTTCCTCCGCAGAGATTCCTCTCCAACAGGGGCACCTACAAGGCAGAGAGGGCCATCAGTCAGTATATAACCAACACCACAGCAGCCCAGCATCAGTTCATGAGCACCACCACTGGCCAGCCTCAGTACACTATGAATGGCACAAGTCAGATCAAGACAAACAACCAGTTCATATGCTCTCAAATTGATACACCCAAACAACTTTCAAAGCTTCAGGTCACAGAAGATACGACCAAGAACAAAGCAGATTCTGG gTGTATGGGAACAAATGGGAACAGTGGAGTTGCAGATATCACCATGAAGGAGGCAGTGGAGTGTCTTTCCAGCAACGACGAGACATATCAGCACTGTGGCGCGTCCTACATTCAGCACCACACTTTCGTTGACGACAAGGCTAAAGAGGAG GTGTTAAAGTTCAATGGAATCCCTCCTCTGGTGGCTCTGCTGCACAGCCCCAGTTCACAAGTCAGCCAGACGGCCTCAGCTGCCCTTCGTAACCTGTCCTTTAAAAGCGACAATAACAAGGAGGTGATTCATCGCAGCGGGGGCATCACAGAGGCTGTGGCTCTGCTCAGAGATACAGACTCTGGAGAGATACAGAAACAGCTGACAG GTCTCCTGTGGAATTTATCCTCTGCAGACGACCTCAAGCCAGACCTGCTGAAGAGTGCGTTGCCTGTCTTAATGGAGCGTGTGATCTTGCCTTACACAACAGGTCCTGACCGGACCACCCAAGACCCTGAGGCCTTCTATCACGCTACTGGATGTCTAAG aaaCCTCAGCAGctcaaagcaaaacaacagacaggTGATGAGAAAATGTCGAGGTCTGGTCGACTCCTTGGTCAGTTATGTGAAAGACTGTGTGGAGGCAGGGAAACCAGATGATAAG TCTAtagaaaactgtgtgtgcatCCTGCACAACCTGACGTTCCAGCTGGAGGCAGAGGCTCCGACTTTGTTCAGCAGGATCACAGCTTTGGCCAAGACTGTCAACAGAAGCCAAAGCCAGAGTGACGCTGGCCCCATCGGCTGCTTCAACCCACAGAACAAATCTCCAGAACAAGAG CGTCACTTTGACTTTCCAGTAGTCGAGGATCCACAGCCTACCGGAGCAGGCTGGCTGTTCCACTCCAAAACTCTGCAGAGTTACCTGAATTTGCTTAGCACTAGCCAGCGAGAAGAAACACAGGAGGCCTGTTGTGGAGCGCTGCAGAACCTCACCGCACATGAAGGCATT GTCTCCAGTGTAATGAGCCAAACCATTGTGCAGAAACTGAATGGCCTGAGGGTTATCAGTCCCCTTTTGAGGTCAAACAAAGTTAACATACAGAGGAACACAGTGGCTTTGGTCGGAAATTTGACCAAGAACCCAAACCTGCACAATGCCATGG CTCGTAAAGCCCTCCCGGAGCTGCTGGGCATCATCACTGAAAGCACCAAGGAAGGGAATGAGTCTGATGACACTCTGGCCATGGCCTGTCAGGTTGCCAACAGCCTGCTAATGAAGGAGCCTGAGATGGGCAAACACCTGTTGAACAAGAACCTGATTAAGTCGCTAATGAGTCTCAGCCAAAACGA CTATTTGCCCAAATCCAGCAAAGCTGCATCCCTGTTTCTCTACAACCTGTGGTCCGAAAAAGATTTACAAAGCTTCCTGAAGAAG CAAGGGATGACTAAGTCTTCGTTTGTAAATGACGTCACCACGACAGCACTCAAGTCGGTTCAAGTTATTGATTAA